In Methylotenera mobilis JLW8, the following are encoded in one genomic region:
- a CDS encoding RDD family protein yields the protein MHPENSAVPTSQAPSLLKLSACLLYELLAIIALSLVFAGLFYAVFGDATHGIKRLLQQLLLWGLLGAYYIRCWMSSGQTLAMQAWHFRVVTENNVPLPKFSAFVRYLLASLSLVLFGLGFVWALVDKDRLFLHDRLLKSKIIVI from the coding sequence ATGCATCCTGAAAACTCAGCCGTCCCTACATCGCAGGCGCCTAGCTTACTCAAGCTAAGTGCCTGTTTGCTTTATGAGCTACTTGCTATCATCGCGCTCAGCCTTGTATTTGCAGGGCTGTTCTATGCGGTATTTGGCGATGCTACCCACGGTATTAAGCGCTTGCTACAACAGCTACTGCTATGGGGGCTGTTAGGTGCGTACTATATTCGGTGCTGGATGAGTAGCGGACAGACGCTCGCGATGCAGGCCTGGCACTTTAGAGTGGTGACAGAAAATAATGTGCCTTTGCCTAAATTTAGCGCCTTTGTGCGTTATCTATTAGCTAGCTTAAGTTTGGTGTTATTCGGCTTGGGCTTTGTATGGGCGCTGGTGGATAAAGATAGATTGTTTTTGCACGATAGATTGCTCAAGTCTAAAATTATCGTGATTTAG
- a CDS encoding DUF3106 domain-containing protein, with product MVGYQLKLKRLVFLCTLLICGISAGASVANAADVSWSELNDTQRKVLNPLASEWDTLRPWQREKMLDIARDYPKMNADKQALVKERLTNWSRMTPYERENARKRHQQFNALSADKKSELRKKWQEYQKLPESERAKLRAESPDAYTDADLN from the coding sequence ATGGTTGGATACCAATTGAAGCTGAAGCGCCTAGTTTTTTTATGTACGTTGCTTATCTGTGGGATTTCAGCGGGAGCTTCAGTGGCCAATGCTGCTGATGTTTCTTGGTCTGAGCTGAATGATACACAACGTAAAGTGTTAAATCCCTTGGCATCTGAATGGGATACATTGCGCCCATGGCAGCGTGAGAAAATGCTGGATATTGCCAGAGACTACCCCAAGATGAATGCCGATAAACAGGCCTTGGTGAAGGAGCGCCTGACCAATTGGAGTCGCATGACCCCTTATGAGCGTGAAAATGCAAGGAAGAGGCATCAGCAATTTAATGCCTTGTCCGCTGATAAAAAGAGCGAACTGCGCAAAAAGTGGCAGGAATATCAAAAACTCCCTGAGTCCGAGCGGGCAAAGCTACGCGCAGAATCACCTGACGCCTATACAGATGCAGATTTGAATTAA
- a CDS encoding DUF3619 family protein, whose amino-acid sequence MSASENKYIDQATVLDASVEDQIARNIVELLDSHAQGVTEAHAARLADARSLAIGRLVSQEAQLAGHSLHRSGHALQWRGGRWGHYFEQHRILSTLLIVCVVLFAVFAVQQFSVSHQMESSDAFLLASDLPPEAYADKGFTAWLDTN is encoded by the coding sequence ATGAGCGCGAGTGAAAATAAATATATCGATCAAGCAACGGTGTTAGACGCCAGCGTTGAGGATCAAATAGCACGCAATATAGTGGAGTTGCTGGATAGCCATGCCCAGGGAGTGACGGAAGCTCACGCTGCACGTTTGGCTGATGCACGTAGTTTAGCCATAGGCAGGTTGGTGAGTCAGGAAGCGCAATTAGCTGGCCATAGCCTGCACCGTAGTGGTCATGCCTTGCAATGGCGTGGAGGGCGCTGGGGGCATTATTTTGAGCAGCATCGCATATTATCTACTTTGTTGATTGTATGTGTGGTGTTGTTTGCGGTGTTTGCCGTGCAACAATTTAGTGTTAGTCATCAAATGGAAAGTAGCGATGCGTTCTTGCTGGCATCTGATTTGCCACCTGAAGCGTACGCAGACAAGGGATTTACTGCATGGTTGGATACCAATTGA
- a CDS encoding RNA polymerase sigma factor, whose protein sequence is MATPKELSDFLAAIERRAFKQTAYAVRDDHAALDIVQDAMMKLADKYGAQPASEFPMLFQRILQNTMRDYWRRQKVRNLWTTLLSAFGGSGEDNEDRDPLDTIDVGDDSEEPSAQIARSQTIQLIERALEKLPARQREAFVLRYWEEMDVAETAEIMGCSDGSVKTHCSRAVHALATELRKQGLDKLGLSNHGTNPNHGSK, encoded by the coding sequence ATGGCAACACCCAAGGAACTCTCTGACTTTCTCGCAGCGATTGAGCGGCGTGCATTTAAGCAGACGGCTTATGCTGTCCGTGATGACCATGCTGCACTAGATATCGTGCAAGATGCCATGATGAAGTTGGCTGATAAGTACGGAGCGCAGCCTGCTTCTGAGTTTCCTATGCTGTTTCAACGCATTTTGCAAAATACGATGCGCGATTACTGGCGCAGGCAAAAGGTGCGTAACTTGTGGACCACGCTGTTATCCGCCTTTGGCGGCAGTGGCGAGGATAATGAAGACCGCGACCCACTCGACACCATTGATGTGGGGGATGATAGCGAAGAGCCGTCGGCACAAATTGCTCGTAGCCAAACCATACAGCTTATTGAACGTGCTTTAGAAAAGTTGCCGGCACGTCAACGCGAAGCCTTTGTGTTGCGTTATTGGGAGGAGATGGATGTCGCAGAAACAGCAGAGATCATGGGATGCTCCGATGGCAGCGTGAAGACGCATTGCTCGCGAGCGGTGCATGCATTAGCTACAGAGTTGCGCAAACAAGGGCTAGATAAGTTGGGATTGTCCAATCACGGAACGAACCCCAACCATGGCTCGAAATAA
- a CDS encoding PP0621 family protein has translation MWKLIFWAIVIGLVIQVIKRNLNAKAYRTPERDKREEANIESMVECEQCHVHLPRSEAFLVEGKFYCSKAHIKSDV, from the coding sequence ATGTGGAAACTAATTTTTTGGGCTATCGTGATTGGACTAGTTATCCAAGTAATTAAACGCAACCTAAACGCCAAAGCATACCGAACGCCAGAGCGCGACAAGCGAGAAGAGGCTAATATAGAGAGCATGGTGGAGTGCGAGCAATGCCATGTGCATTTACCTAGGTCTGAAGCGTTTTTAGTCGAAGGTAAGTTTTACTGCTCCAAGGCACACATTAAATCCGACGTATAA